In one window of Solanum pennellii chromosome 2, SPENNV200 DNA:
- the LOC107011000 gene encoding nucleolin-like isoform X2, whose product MRTRSAEKRSAGINQTPPAEPKRTPTSRAKQTRNVGSKTSPAAEEAKASDADGAVQSTPVAKSASGRKTTRRAVKKAVKKSPASSKTTSDKTLVPEDAGTAMLEDPVEEKDAKDSKEDHGNEKDAAGSTECVEEGDTEDPKKDHVKEEAALESKESIKEGDTEYTEEVDVKEEDAEDPKEDPVKEKDLQDHKEDAAKPKGAEDLKEDIVKEKVAEGSEENAIKDKNAEESKEDLVMGEAAEDSKEYHVKEKDAEDLKEGISEEEDAENSKENAIKEKDAELKEDLVMGEAAEDSKEYPMEEEGAESSKEDVAKEKDGEELKEDLVREEDAEDSKEYPMMEKNTEDSEESAVMEEDAEDSKEDPAKEEDAEDLKENPVMGEDAEDSKEDPVKEKDAEGLNDAGPTPMYETNEEIEESSNNLVSTAKNVGDSVDQNGNKEEHAGDAQGEPALNTIMSLDEVTVAYDVRLSEKIGHDVRTSENQGPAVTYVKSQEPIIEDTKSSDSQELTTIELKCQEGEGSNKGKGLELRGEKDDGSTPTGDNVNEQCAEDRMEEDTDRKMKGKDISLDEAGEDKIEDFADEENGEEFVEDDVPEHREEAETLEDERAQLNALAKERKKRRELEVFVGGLDRDAVEEDLKRVFQHVGEVVDVRMHRELSTNKNKGYAFVKFATKEQVSRALAEMRNPVIRGKRCGTSPSEDNDTLFLGNICNTWTKEAVRQKLKDYGVEAVENINLVADPKREGLSRGFAFLEFSCHTDAMTAYKRLQRPDVVFGHSERTAKIAFAEPLRDPDPEVMAQVKSVFIDGLPPYWNEERVREKFKCFGEITRITLARNISTAKRKDFGFVDFDTHEAAVSCVEGVNNTELGDGNLKAKVRARLSNPQPKTQAVKGGISGGFRISRGPMGRGLPRGGHTLGRANFPRGRGFHPRGPGHGGRMGFAEHEFGSPYPPFRGRSNFGRGGRWNFSGAHPVTSEGPMFVDRMRHGDRGHTDDAFFRRQQFPIEGINRPSMDRHIEDRFSYDNTGHGLKRPFSMTVPNPDYLGPSRRPRFDHPDSASSLQGDRYRDNVPPSGDHQYARGYYGSDYGRGQHPSFYRGGHPNGRGYGRGYY is encoded by the exons ATGAGAACTCGAAGCGCCGAAAAGAGGTCTGCCGGAATTAATCAAACCCCGCCGGCCGAGCCGAAGCGTACGCCGACATCTAGGGCTAAGCAAACTAGGAACGTTGGATCCAAAACTTCACCTGCCG CCGAAGAAGCAAAGGCTTCAGATGCAGATGGAGCTGTTCAATCAACACCAGTAGCAAAATCCGCTTCAGGTAGGAAAACGACTCGAAGGGCTGTGAAGAAGGCGGTAAAGAAAAGTCCTGCTTCTTCTAAAACTACATCGGATAAAACACTTGTACCAGAAGATGCTGGAACGGCAATGCTCGAAGATCCTGTTGAAGAGAAGGATGCGAAGGACTCAAAGGAAGATCATGGCAATGAGAAAGATGCAGCCGGATCAACGGAATGTGTCGAGGAGGGAGATACAGAGGACCCGAAGAAAGATCATGTAAAGGAGGAAGCTGCACTGGAATCAAAGGAATCTATCAAGGAGGGAGATACTGAGTACACAGAGGAAGTTGACGTCAAGGAGGAAGATGCAGAGGACCCAAAGGAAGATCCTGTCAAGGAGAAAGATCTACAGGATCACAAGGAAGACGCTGCAAAGCCGAAAGGTGCAGAGGACCTTAAGGAAGATATTGTCAAGGAGAAAGTTGCGGAGGGCTCAGAAGAAAATGCTATAAAGGATAAAAATGCAGAGGAGTCAAAGGAAGATCTTGTCATGGGGGAAGCTGCAGAGGACTCAAAGGAATATCATGTGAAGGAGAAAGATGCAGAGGACTTGAAGGAAGGTATTAGTGAGGAGGAAGATGCAgagaattcaaaagaaaatgCTATAAAGGAGAAAGATGCTGAGTTAAAGGAAGATCTTGTCATGGGGGAAGCTGCAGAGGACTCAAAGGAATATCCTATGGAGGAGGAAGGTGCGGAGAGTTCAAAGGAAGATGTTGCGAAGGAAAAAGATGGAGAGGAGTTGAAGGAAGATCTTGTCAGGGAAGAAGATGCAGAGGACTCGAAGGAATATCCTATGATGGAAAAAAACACAGAGGACTCAGAAGAAAGTGCTGTCATGGAGGAAGATGCAGAGGACTCAAAGGAAGATCCTGCCAAGGAGGAAGATGCAGAGGACTTGAAGGAAAATCCTGTCATGGGGGAAGATGCAGAGGATTCAAAGGAAGATCCTGTTAAGGAGAAGGACGCAGAAGGCTTAAATGATGCAGGACCAACGCCCATGTATGAGACAAATGAGGAAATCGAAGAATCTTCAAATAATTTAGTATCCACAGCTAAAAATGTTGGTGATTCCGTTGATCAAAATGGAAACAAGGAGGAACATGCAGGTGATGCACAGGGGGAACCAGCTTTAAATACTATAATGTCTCTAGATGAAGTAACTGTTGCCTATGATGTGCGATTGTCAGAAAAAATCGGCCATGATGTGAGAACGTCAGAAAATCAGGGACCTGCTGTTACATATGTCAAATCTCAGGAGCCTATTATTGAGGATACGAAATCTTCAGACAGTCAGGAACTTACTACTATAGAACTGAAATGTCAGGAGGGTGAAGGATCTAATAAAGGAAAAGGACTAGAGTTGAGGGGAGAAAAGGATGATGGTTCAACTCCTACAGGGGATAATGTAAATGAACAGTGTGCAGAAGATAGAATGGAGGAAGATACAGATAGGAAGATGAAAGGAAAGgatatttctcttgatgaaGCTGGTGAAGATAAAATAGAGGATTTTGCTGATGAAGAAAATGGTGAAGAATTTGTGGAAGATGATGTGCCTGAGCACCGTGAAGAAGCCGAGACGTTGGAAGATGAGCGTGCTCAATTGAATGCCCTCGCAAAGGAACGAAAGAAGAGGAGGGAGCTGGAAGTATTTGTTGGTGGGTTAGACCGTGATGCCGTGGAGGAGGATTTGAAAAGGGTGTTCCAGCATGTGGGGGAGGTTGTTGATGTTCGAATGCACAGAGAGCTGTCAACAAACAAGAATAAGGGATATGCCTTCGTGAAGTTTGCAACCAAGGAGCAAGTTAGCCGTGCTTTGGCTGAAATGAGAAATCCagtt ATACGGGGAAAGCGATGTGGAACTTCTCCAAGTGAGGACAATGACACCTTATTCTTAGGAAATATTTGCAACACATGGACAAAGGAAGCC GTGAGACAAAAGCTGAAAGATTATGGTGTAGAAGCTGTTGAAAACATTAATTTGGTGGCCGATCCAAAACGTGAAGGTTTGAGTCGTGGTTTTGCGTTTCTCGAGTTCTCTTGTCACACTGATGCCATGACGGCATACAAAAGACTTCAAAGGCCTGATGTTGTTTTTGGTCACTCTGAGAGGACTGCCAAAATAGCTTTTGCTGAACCTTTACGCGATCCAGATCCAGAGGTAATGGCTCAAGTGAAGTCAGTATTTATTGATGGACTCCCTCCTTATTGGAATGAAGAACGCGTCCGGGAGAAATTCAAATGTTTTGGGGAGATCACAAGAATTACGCTAGCCAGGAATATATCAACAGCAAAGCGGAAGGATTTTGGATTTGTTGATTTCGACACACATGAAGCTGCTGTTTCTTGCGTTGAGGGCGTTAATAACACAGAGCTGGGTGATGGAAATTTGAAG GCAAAAGTGCGAGCAAGGCTTTCAAATCCTCAACCAAAAACTCAGGCTGTGAAAGGTGGAATATCTGGAGGGTTCAGAATTAGCCGTGGTCCCATGG GAAGGGGCCTTCCCCGAGGAGGACACACTCTTGGTAGAGCTAATTTTCCGCGTGGTAGGGGTTTTCACCCTCGTGGACCTGGTCATGGTGGTAGAATGGGCTTCGCTGAACATGAGTTTGGTAGCCCTTATCCTCCTTTCCGTGGACGGTCAAACTTTGGACGAg GGGGAAGGTGGAATTTCAGTGGTGCCCATCCAGTAACCAGTGAGGGTCCAATGTTTGTTGATAGAATGAGGCATGGAGATAGAGGTCACACAGATGATGCCTTCTTTAGGAGACAACAATTTCCTATTGAAGGAATTAACCGGCCATCCATGGATAGGCACATTGAGGACCGTTTCAGTTATGATAATACTGGCCATGGGCTAAAGAGGCCCTTTTCCATGACA GTCCCGAATCCGGATTACTTGGGGCCTAGCAGACGTCCGCGGTTTGATCATCCAGATTCTGCAAGTTCTCTTCAAGGAGATCGTTATAGAG ATAATGTTCCTCCCAGTGGTGATCATCAATATGCACGTGGTTATTATGGCTCTGAT TATGGGAGAGGCCAACATCCATCTTTCTATAGAGGTGGTCATCCAAATGGGCGTGGATATGGTCGTGGTTATTATTAG
- the LOC107011000 gene encoding nucleolin-like isoform X1, translated as MRTRSAEKRSAGINQTPPAEPKRTPTSRAKQTRNVGSKTSPAAEEAKASDADGAVQSTPVAKSASGRKTTRRAVKKAVKKSPASSKTTSDKTLVPEDAGTAMLEDPVEEKDAKDSKEDHGNEKDAAGSTECVEEGDTEDPKKDHVKEEAALESKESIKEGDTEYTEEVDVKEEDAEDPKEDPVKEKDLQDHKEDAAKPKGAEDLKEDIVKEKVAEGSEENAIKDKNAEESKEDLVMGEAAEDSKEYHVKEKDAEDLKEGISEEEDAENSKENAIKEKDAELKEDLVMGEAAEDSKEYPMEEEGAESSKEDVAKEKDGEELKEDLVREEDAEDSKEYPMMEKNTEDSEESAVMEEDAEDSKEDPAKEEDAEDLKENPVMGEDAEDSKEDPVKEKDAEGLNDAGPTPMYETNEEIEESSNNLVSTAKNVGDSVDQNGNKEEHAGDAQGEPALNTIMSLDEVTVAYDVRLSEKIGHDVRTSENQGPAVTYVKSQEPIIEDTKSSDSQELTTIELKCQEGEGSNKGKGLELRGEKDDGSTPTGDNVNEQCAEDRMEEDTDRKMKGKDISLDEAGEDKIEDFADEENGEEFVEDDVPEHREEAETLEDERAQLNALAKERKKRRELEVFVGGLDRDAVEEDLKRVFQHVGEVVDVRMHRELSTNKNKGYAFVKFATKEQVSRALAEMRNPVIRGKRCGTSPSEDNDTLFLGNICNTWTKEAVRQKLKDYGVEAVENINLVADPKREGLSRGFAFLEFSCHTDAMTAYKRLQRPDVVFGHSERTAKIAFAEPLRDPDPEVMAQVKSVFIDGLPPYWNEERVREKFKCFGEITRITLARNISTAKRKDFGFVDFDTHEAAVSCVEGVNNTELGDGNLKAKVRARLSNPQPKTQAVKGGISGGFRISRGPMGRGLPRGGHTLGRANFPRGRGFHPRGPGHGGRMGFAEHEFGSPYPPFRGRSNFGRAGGRWNFSGAHPVTSEGPMFVDRMRHGDRGHTDDAFFRRQQFPIEGINRPSMDRHIEDRFSYDNTGHGLKRPFSMTVPNPDYLGPSRRPRFDHPDSASSLQGDRYRDNVPPSGDHQYARGYYGSDYGRGQHPSFYRGGHPNGRGYGRGYY; from the exons ATGAGAACTCGAAGCGCCGAAAAGAGGTCTGCCGGAATTAATCAAACCCCGCCGGCCGAGCCGAAGCGTACGCCGACATCTAGGGCTAAGCAAACTAGGAACGTTGGATCCAAAACTTCACCTGCCG CCGAAGAAGCAAAGGCTTCAGATGCAGATGGAGCTGTTCAATCAACACCAGTAGCAAAATCCGCTTCAGGTAGGAAAACGACTCGAAGGGCTGTGAAGAAGGCGGTAAAGAAAAGTCCTGCTTCTTCTAAAACTACATCGGATAAAACACTTGTACCAGAAGATGCTGGAACGGCAATGCTCGAAGATCCTGTTGAAGAGAAGGATGCGAAGGACTCAAAGGAAGATCATGGCAATGAGAAAGATGCAGCCGGATCAACGGAATGTGTCGAGGAGGGAGATACAGAGGACCCGAAGAAAGATCATGTAAAGGAGGAAGCTGCACTGGAATCAAAGGAATCTATCAAGGAGGGAGATACTGAGTACACAGAGGAAGTTGACGTCAAGGAGGAAGATGCAGAGGACCCAAAGGAAGATCCTGTCAAGGAGAAAGATCTACAGGATCACAAGGAAGACGCTGCAAAGCCGAAAGGTGCAGAGGACCTTAAGGAAGATATTGTCAAGGAGAAAGTTGCGGAGGGCTCAGAAGAAAATGCTATAAAGGATAAAAATGCAGAGGAGTCAAAGGAAGATCTTGTCATGGGGGAAGCTGCAGAGGACTCAAAGGAATATCATGTGAAGGAGAAAGATGCAGAGGACTTGAAGGAAGGTATTAGTGAGGAGGAAGATGCAgagaattcaaaagaaaatgCTATAAAGGAGAAAGATGCTGAGTTAAAGGAAGATCTTGTCATGGGGGAAGCTGCAGAGGACTCAAAGGAATATCCTATGGAGGAGGAAGGTGCGGAGAGTTCAAAGGAAGATGTTGCGAAGGAAAAAGATGGAGAGGAGTTGAAGGAAGATCTTGTCAGGGAAGAAGATGCAGAGGACTCGAAGGAATATCCTATGATGGAAAAAAACACAGAGGACTCAGAAGAAAGTGCTGTCATGGAGGAAGATGCAGAGGACTCAAAGGAAGATCCTGCCAAGGAGGAAGATGCAGAGGACTTGAAGGAAAATCCTGTCATGGGGGAAGATGCAGAGGATTCAAAGGAAGATCCTGTTAAGGAGAAGGACGCAGAAGGCTTAAATGATGCAGGACCAACGCCCATGTATGAGACAAATGAGGAAATCGAAGAATCTTCAAATAATTTAGTATCCACAGCTAAAAATGTTGGTGATTCCGTTGATCAAAATGGAAACAAGGAGGAACATGCAGGTGATGCACAGGGGGAACCAGCTTTAAATACTATAATGTCTCTAGATGAAGTAACTGTTGCCTATGATGTGCGATTGTCAGAAAAAATCGGCCATGATGTGAGAACGTCAGAAAATCAGGGACCTGCTGTTACATATGTCAAATCTCAGGAGCCTATTATTGAGGATACGAAATCTTCAGACAGTCAGGAACTTACTACTATAGAACTGAAATGTCAGGAGGGTGAAGGATCTAATAAAGGAAAAGGACTAGAGTTGAGGGGAGAAAAGGATGATGGTTCAACTCCTACAGGGGATAATGTAAATGAACAGTGTGCAGAAGATAGAATGGAGGAAGATACAGATAGGAAGATGAAAGGAAAGgatatttctcttgatgaaGCTGGTGAAGATAAAATAGAGGATTTTGCTGATGAAGAAAATGGTGAAGAATTTGTGGAAGATGATGTGCCTGAGCACCGTGAAGAAGCCGAGACGTTGGAAGATGAGCGTGCTCAATTGAATGCCCTCGCAAAGGAACGAAAGAAGAGGAGGGAGCTGGAAGTATTTGTTGGTGGGTTAGACCGTGATGCCGTGGAGGAGGATTTGAAAAGGGTGTTCCAGCATGTGGGGGAGGTTGTTGATGTTCGAATGCACAGAGAGCTGTCAACAAACAAGAATAAGGGATATGCCTTCGTGAAGTTTGCAACCAAGGAGCAAGTTAGCCGTGCTTTGGCTGAAATGAGAAATCCagtt ATACGGGGAAAGCGATGTGGAACTTCTCCAAGTGAGGACAATGACACCTTATTCTTAGGAAATATTTGCAACACATGGACAAAGGAAGCC GTGAGACAAAAGCTGAAAGATTATGGTGTAGAAGCTGTTGAAAACATTAATTTGGTGGCCGATCCAAAACGTGAAGGTTTGAGTCGTGGTTTTGCGTTTCTCGAGTTCTCTTGTCACACTGATGCCATGACGGCATACAAAAGACTTCAAAGGCCTGATGTTGTTTTTGGTCACTCTGAGAGGACTGCCAAAATAGCTTTTGCTGAACCTTTACGCGATCCAGATCCAGAGGTAATGGCTCAAGTGAAGTCAGTATTTATTGATGGACTCCCTCCTTATTGGAATGAAGAACGCGTCCGGGAGAAATTCAAATGTTTTGGGGAGATCACAAGAATTACGCTAGCCAGGAATATATCAACAGCAAAGCGGAAGGATTTTGGATTTGTTGATTTCGACACACATGAAGCTGCTGTTTCTTGCGTTGAGGGCGTTAATAACACAGAGCTGGGTGATGGAAATTTGAAG GCAAAAGTGCGAGCAAGGCTTTCAAATCCTCAACCAAAAACTCAGGCTGTGAAAGGTGGAATATCTGGAGGGTTCAGAATTAGCCGTGGTCCCATGG GAAGGGGCCTTCCCCGAGGAGGACACACTCTTGGTAGAGCTAATTTTCCGCGTGGTAGGGGTTTTCACCCTCGTGGACCTGGTCATGGTGGTAGAATGGGCTTCGCTGAACATGAGTTTGGTAGCCCTTATCCTCCTTTCCGTGGACGGTCAAACTTTGGACGAg CAGGGGGAAGGTGGAATTTCAGTGGTGCCCATCCAGTAACCAGTGAGGGTCCAATGTTTGTTGATAGAATGAGGCATGGAGATAGAGGTCACACAGATGATGCCTTCTTTAGGAGACAACAATTTCCTATTGAAGGAATTAACCGGCCATCCATGGATAGGCACATTGAGGACCGTTTCAGTTATGATAATACTGGCCATGGGCTAAAGAGGCCCTTTTCCATGACA GTCCCGAATCCGGATTACTTGGGGCCTAGCAGACGTCCGCGGTTTGATCATCCAGATTCTGCAAGTTCTCTTCAAGGAGATCGTTATAGAG ATAATGTTCCTCCCAGTGGTGATCATCAATATGCACGTGGTTATTATGGCTCTGAT TATGGGAGAGGCCAACATCCATCTTTCTATAGAGGTGGTCATCCAAATGGGCGTGGATATGGTCGTGGTTATTATTAG